From the Carassius auratus strain Wakin chromosome 36, ASM336829v1, whole genome shotgun sequence genome, the window TGCGCGTTGAAGACCTATGGAAGAAAATGAAAGAGCTTAATAAATcggttatttgttttattttgtgtggaaattattttaatttcccaCATGTCGTCGTAACAGCTCAACAAATTGCGTAATTTACCTTTCCACAAACTTCACACGTGAAGTTCTTGGGTTTCCCGTCAGCAGAACAGTTATTCGTTTTGGTGTGCGCTTTCACTCCGTTCTTCTCGCTCAGACCGTGGTTCTCCCGCACAATCTGGTCCAGCTGCCCTGGCAGATGCTCTTTATGTGGGTACTGAGGTGTGGGGAATCTCTCGGGTGAAACGCACGCAAGTTTGGCGTTCTCCAACAAGAGGAGCTTCTGATGCGCGCTTATGGCTTGTGCTTGAGAGTTGGCGAATGCTGAGGAAAATAAATGTCCGCTCAGCAGCTCGGACTGATGATAAGCCGAGTCCAAGTAATTGAAGTAACACAAGGATCCGTTAGTGGGCATGGCCAGAGCTTGGTGTATCACCTGCGGTTTGATGACCCTGCTTCCCGGAAACACCGAGTGCTTGGTTCCCGCGTCCGATTTACTGCAGACGCCGCAGTTGGCTTTACACATTGCCGCTGAAGTGCATAGTGCTCCCCTGAAATTAACTTTCCAAAACTCGGAATAGTTCATTAAAGCCTTGGCCTGCAGGTCGTAGCTGAACGGCTGGATCGGGATCATGCAGGGAATCGGCGTACACAAGCCGACCGTCTTCTTCCCCTCGGATCCCTCAAATCCTCCACGGCGCTCCTCCGCGGCGGCGGCTTTTGGTTCCGACGTCTTGGACATGATTCTGTCGATGGAAAAGGCCAGGGACTTGGGTGCCGCTGTGGCCCCGCTCCTGTCGTCTAGTCTCTGGCAGGACATCACTGTTTCCAGAGGAAGAGAGCTCGCCATTTCTACTCAACTTGGTGTGAGCATCGACCAGCCTCCCCGTCCACTCCTGCTGAATTCCAGAGAAGCCAGGACACGAACCAGTTTAATAAGCACCTTGCTTTTACACTATCATCCATTTGCATTCAAATGGCCATCCCGGGAACAATAGCATCCAGGGGTACCCGATCAATGCTCATTAACTAGTACACACAAAATTAACAGGACATTACAGAGCTCGTTAAGCAGAGAATAAGACAAGACCCCTCCCAGAGTCGATTCCTATTCAGCACTTGCGAAAATCTTGCTGGAAACTTACGCCAGGGAGTCGATGTTGTAGTTTACCTTTTTCCTCCAAAGCGCACAGCAGATGTAGCCTATTTAGTGATCACGGCGTGACTGCACTGTCACATTTTACCCGCACACGTCCTCATCAGCGCGAGATCACTGTCTGGAGCGCTTAGCTGACATAGTGACATCACTAGCTACTACAGATTATCATTTAAGTTTCTTGCCTCAAATGGTCTGTCGCGCATCCGCGAGGTACAGGTGGGGAGCAGTGAAAGATAAAATAATGTCTGTAATTTGTAgattatttaattactttatcCGAGttcatatataaaaattaaacaaataaaacgtAGCCTACTTTGTAATACTGGTTTATTGAAAATGATAGGTATTGACTATATGCTTTATGATTCTGTAATATTTGATTGATTTCTTTAATCGTGCGCTCAGTTTCACGGGAAATGCGCAGCTCAGGTCGGTTTAATTAGAAGGATTTGGGCACCGTCCGACCAGTTTCAATTTTCATTGCAAGTTGCTAATCCTTGTCACTGTAAATTGCTTTTCCATGCTGGTGTATACTTACTATTTGCACAATCGAGAAGGTGCCATTTCCACCTGTTTAAAGAGCAGACTGCGAGAGCAGAGCCTCCTTCGGATCCTATTAAACGTTTTTACTCCTTCACCTATTCAGAGGAACCAATTTTCCAGCGCAATTCAGAGTTCAGCCCCGAAAGAAGCAGCTCTTTCACTTTTAGCCACTAAAGCACTGCGTGGAACCTGGTTTTGTGTTTTTCTGAAATAAAGGGAAGGATTACAGCAGGGGAGAAAAGACTTTGCCTGGCCAGAGGTATAGCCCGAAATGAAAAAAAGCGAAACCCTTTTAAAGCTGTATAAAAAGTTTCCTGGAATCCAGAGTTTTGGGTGCTTGCTACAATGACCAGTCGCCCTCTTGTCTTTTTAAGAGGGCCAGCTTGAATTCATTTGTTTGCAGACGATTTCACCTGAGACTGAcaacaaattattacaaaaaggCCGAAACGCAGCTTTTCAAATTCAAACACATTGATTAGCTTTACATTGATGAATAACCTCTATATGGTTGAAGCTGCTCACACAGCATCGACTAATGAGGTTGACTTAACTTAACATGCAAGCACGACATGACAGTAATTAGTTTGTTTGGCTTTTACTGGAATGCTGTGGATTGACTGATTAATTTGTTCGTGAATGGGAATCTGAATCTAGTTTATAGTAGCCGTAGCCCATACATTTCTGCTGGCTTTGTAAATTGATTGCAGTTATTTGTTGTAGCTTAATTGGTGCTTATTTCCGTTATATTTAAAcgaaattaaacaagcaaaagaatCCCATTCCCCACACCTGCAGCCGCAACAGAGGACTTTAAACAGGTTCCACTAATTCTACTCATATGCAAATGGTCTAACTCTAATTTGAGTTTATTCAGGCACAATTAGCGGCTTGTCCACACAATACACATTGATCCTATTGCAGCAACTTCACTCTCAGCCCGCGCACCCGTTGAGAAATGAGCTCAAACTCCCATTCAGCGGATGAGCAAAAGACGGAGCACGATTTACATGACACATTGCTTGTGTATTAATGCGCGTTTTAACTAGACTTTAACTAGATTTTGAGAATAGGCtacaataaaaacagtgttaATTCGAAAACTATATATTAAGAATTTGACATTTTGGTACTGTAGGGAACAAAATAAAATCTCGTTTTTGATCGAAATAATACTGCATCTTTATGAATATTCCAGTCGAATGGCCATCCTTCCAAGAATGAGTTACAGAATCTTGGAAGAGTATAATATATGTCATAAACGTCTAAacgaaaaaatattttatttatttatttatttatttgggggttgacttaatatttacatttttggaaacTAAATCTTTAAATCCGTTAACCCTCATCCAGTGCTCTCATTAcgtgttattattttttgttttaaaagagcCAAAGCACAAGTTTGGTCTTTACGTCAGTGAGTGGACAGAATGAATGATGTGGTCAATCTGCATATTTGCGGTCTAATTCACTGTCTGACTGTTCATTTTCAGCAGGGCTACTTTTTCTTTGTccaatttgtttaattaaaacaagTTGGGTTCTTTGATAATGAGTTCATCTTTACAACAGCAATAACAGCTTGCAAATCACATTAACAGTTTACATTAAGAGAAGAACTTAAAAGCATGTGTCCAAAACCAATGTGCGATGACACCCAGCAGCTTTTAATTCCAGGTGCACTATAGGTGTGTAACAGTTTAATTGTAAGATTTGCAGGACAGGAGAGACAAACAGAGCAAGACACAAGCACACCTCCAGAGGCACATTGTGCTACACTTTGTCGCAGGAATCCCACCCTTAGGTGCATTTAGAGACCAGCACTTCAAATCCACCTGTTCTCAGATCAATCAAAGAGTCTGAGTATGGATTTTAATTTAGCTCTGATCTGTGATTTGAGGATTCAGACGACAAATGTTGATTAGTTCACCTTTCATCATTGATTTGATTGAAGTATTCTGATTGCTTAAGTTAATGTTatcttaaaaacaaatacattttgtcatTCATGTAACAATTAATGGAGTTGAAAAGATTACAATATGTTTGCAGCCAATTTATGAGATATTTGCATGCAAAGTAAACTAGGTGTGAAACACTGTGCTGTTTTGCATTTTCTTGAAATGGTTCCTGATACTCAATGTTGGATTAAATTGATTGTGCTGGCTCATGTTTAACATAAACAGTTCAAATGGCAGggataaaacatatattattaccaTTCAGAAAGGTATGGCTTGTCAGAGAGGAGGGTAACTCTGTGTGGATGAGTTTAGGTTGCAAGTTGAAAATATgacacacacaccaaaacacagatataaatttaaactaaataaacaaataaagttcTGCTGAAATCCAACTTCTTAAAATGCAATAGCCAGATCTAATTCTAACTCAGCGTCCACTTGTCTCAAAcctttatgcatttctttcttttgtttaacacaaaaggagatactctaaataatttattttattttattttattttattacattacattacattacaaaaggCCCCAATATAAGCATTTAAACTGGGAAGTTACCAATTTGTACTTTACTATGTACTGTAAGTAATATTTATCATTTACTCTGTATTTGTGCTTATTTAATCTAAAGCTCTCTAAACACTGCCACGTAACCTAGAGTACACATCTCTGCAAATAGTTTCttatgatttctaaaaaaatgCGAAACAAACATACAGTCTAATCAAAAACTGCTTGTAGTaatagaaagagaaaagaaagtagCTGTCAAAGTTTCTAAGAAAATGGTGACCAAGTAGAAAAGATGTGTTGTCAGGTAAATGCTGTGGACTGCAAAACAAAAGGCTGTTTTAATGCAGACTTGAATCCTTTTGTCAGCCAGGACATTCCAGCAGCCGTCAGAGTTTCTCACCTGCGCCTTACTGCCTGTCCGTTCACCTCTCTTCTGCATCCCAGAATCACTCAGATGTGCACATGTTTGCATGGTCACAGTTTTCCttaatagctttttttattttttgttgtgtgGTGTTGTCATATTCCTATCTAGTGCATGCTCTCTTAGCCAGCTCTTTTCTGTTATAAATTGTCTTTCAGTGCACCTTTCTTCTCTATTTTCCTTTTCAAGTTCTAACGTTCTTATAAAAAGGGCTGAGTGAACCACTTTTGCTCCTGTCTCTATTTTTCTGACCCTTGTCTGTGCACAGTACGTTCTCCATAATGTCAGCTCTGAATGGCGCAGTAGTCTCCAAAGCGAGGGGGGACTTGACCGCACCTTTGATGCTCCAAGCTAAAGGTTTGAATGCTTTTTCCAGAACAATGGCAAGAAAGGCTGACAAAGCCATGGGTGCAGGGCAACCTGAGTAACCCTACTTCACCTTCCTATTCACCATTCACGTCCCTCATCTGTCCACCAAATTAAATATGGTCCACAAAATGGACAAGGGAATGTCCCCTCCGGTGTTATGGGGACGGAGGAGACTCCAGGACACAGATGTTGTGTCTTGTGAGTAAGGCTAGGCATTAACATATTCACTTCAGGCTGCAGAACAGGTGGATAAGGGAAGAACGGGAATGAGAATGAGTGAAGGGTGGGATTCGAGCCATTTGATTGGCCACAGAGGATGTGTTCTCATTGCTCTCAAGGGCTTGATTATCCACTTTAAACTTATGTTATGCATATTTCTGTTTCTTTGAGGGGATGTCTCAAGTTATCAGacttttgcattacatcactgtCAAGAGGATAGGCGTCACGGCACCATAGActtgtaattatttaataatgctgtttattagtaatgctgagtatatatatatatatatatatatatatatatatatatatatatatatatatatatatatatatatatatatatatatatatcattattttttttattagaatatagCACAGCCTTTAtattattgctttaaaataaCGTAATGATCTGAAATCTTTAAAAAGCACATCTTTGTTTGCCGAAGTTGACCAGCTAAAgccatttggaaaaaaaaagtcaaaagtcaaaAACGGCAAAAGGTTTAAATTCCGCCTGCCAATAGTAAAATGAATATGCTAACTCTGATTGCAATATGTAATGGTGTCTCGATTTATCACAGCTCGCTTGAAGGGCAGATAGTCGAAAGGTAGCTACAGTATAAGCCAGGGCCAGATATGACACACTTTATCCTCTGAGCCATCTCTGATTAAAACAGGATGATGATCGTCAtcttcatgtctctgtctctcatTCACTCTCACACTGACGGCGATCCCATGAGCTGAACATAATGTGAGATTACTTCAAACATTAAGCTATTCATTTCAcggaaaaggaaaataaaataataataataatcagaccCGCTGTACCCAGTCCTAATGCAGAGATAAGATCGTTGgcttgcctttaaaaaaaaaaaaatcataagaggCTTTGAATTGTCCTTGTTGAAGTGATCTGACATCTACCTGTTTACTCAGATGGTTTAAAGATGCAAGCTGGCACCCAATCGCTCCACACGAGCGCGCGCTACTACAGTCGTCATCTGCTCGAGCAAACAGGGTGAAACTACGCGCGCTGTGGGCCTCGAATTGAAACGTTCAAGTCTAACCCAACGTTGGCACACAAATGTAATCTTGTGCTACCCTGCCTGTGTATTCCTGTCTGAAGTTTCTGTTTTTCATTCGCCCACCGCATTCGTTCCGGAGGTCACACGCTGCGCTCGAAGCCGGGCCTCGCCTCGCATCCGCGTCTCCGAAACCCTCTCCCCCGCGGATGCGAGTGTGAACCTGGGCCCAGCTCTTGTTGCTCCGGTCAATTGGAGAATCTTTTATTTGGATACACTTATCATTCCTATTTCCTAACCTGATTGAGGCTTAAAAGCCAAAGCAGCTCAGATCGTGCCAGAATAAATCTCCTTGCCTATTAATCTGTCGCCGGGTCCTCTCCCTCTCAAAATTGTTGCATTGTGGCAGGATTTATGAGGAAATTAAATGCATGATATCCGAGCCTCTTCTTACGGCGACAGAGCATTTCTGTCCTCCTCTGTTGATTACAGTGAAATCAGCGCGAGAGTGGCGCCTCGGAGGAAGCGCACATTCCCACAATTAGGTCACAGCGGCGGGCCACGGGAACATATTCTAGCGCTGGGCCTCTCTCATTTGTCTTTCCCTGCCCTGTGCCCCCGCGCCAAGCAACACACCAAATTGTATCCGTGGGTTTGGATCGGAAAGAGTAAGGAGATGAAAAGGCAATTTCCATCTGCTAGTTAAAGCTCCTCCATTCCTTTCTCTGGTTCTGAGTGCTGCATTATTGCCCATAGTCTTTGCTCCAGGGGGTTCAATGAAACACTTCATATTTAACAATTATGTGCCAGTGGACAGTATGCAATGTTATTCAACAAGATCACGTATTAATACAGAATGACACATTATATAAGCATTGCTGGACCTTTATAGATAATAAAGACACTACAGCAGAACATATAGGCtatattctcaaattcagatcgTCGTAtagatatgtaaaaaaatatataaaaaatatgtaattgaatatttttcaaatacacaaaattattaagcagcacagctgttgaTGAAAGTGTGAAATGTTTCCTGAAACAAATCAGCTTATTAATTTCATTTCTGCTGTTTACTGGAGTATTGGCTGCTGAACGTTCAGTTTTCCCAGCAAAGGAAtatattacgttttaaaatatgttaaaatagaagacatatattttaaatacattaaatgcagtctttgtgaccacaagaaacttctttcaaatcataatacaatattattaaataaaatgtgttcctTGATTGATGTATGTCCTCACTGACCACTCAATACTTCTGCatatcattataaaaaataagtacatttatattgaatataaatCATTTGGCCAGTCAATCTCCttctgtacaaaaaaaataataataattatatctgAAATATTATctctttatttaaatacatttatatatcatttgaatTTAAGATTCAGAGGTGGTTCCTCAATGATGTTagtgatattaaaatatgaaaagtttTCACTTCGTGTAATGTTTCATATTTGGTACCAAAGGTGTGTTTTTCTCCTAAAACCAGAGACCATTTCAAATCTCttggtatttgttttttttcatccAAGACTTGTTTTCGAGCAATCTGTTATAATTAAGATATTCCATCTTCTTTTAATATGTCATGGTATTAATATCTAATCCCTTACTGTCTTGAAGACCAGACTGATTTGTTTTGGATTGATCTGGTTGAGGAGATCTGCCTTGGGACTGGTCTGTGTCATCTTTAGTCGGTCAATCTCCATCTGTCCTGGAATATAGGCATTGAAGATGAGCTATGACTTAATCCTAAAATGTTAATctcagacttttttctttttcttttcttttctttttggtgGAAGTGGGTGGGTGTGGGGAGAGGTTAAGTCATAGTTGAAGTACTGTGTGCTTCATTTATACTGTTAGTACTGAATGAAGCCTGTGCTGTATGCAGGTgttgcttttgaatttgaaaacTTTGGGCATAACTTTATGTGTAAAAGTCTTAGAAATTGAATAAAGCATTATGACCTTTACtgttattcattaaaaaacaaaaaacaaaaacaaaaacttatgagttttatttttacttttattatgtaaGCCCAGATTCTTGCATTCCAACAGTGGGTTTTCATAAGGCCGACGCAAGATGAATCCACCATTTACTTTCCACAAAATCAAAGACTTCAGATAAGATTTCTGACAATTGGGACATGCAGCCACTGCACAGAGGGGAATATTAAACGCTGTATACACAAAACAACAATGGTAATGATGAAAACCTGCAAGCATTTAGAGGCTATCCTAATAGAAGGATCGGAAATGCTTTGTTGCAAAGAAACAAAAAGGATACAAACAAAAGCTTCTTTGtgacccccacccccacccccaaatacagaataaacatactttagattttttttttaaattatgcatggtttaaaaacataaaaaaagtatcGACGTCAGTTTAACATATGGGAATCTATTGCATCTCTAAAATACAGCTACAAACATATCACCTTAcccagtttgtaaaaaaaaagtgccttAAAACATTTTGGGTGTAAACACATTGTGGATTTGTGAGCTGAATATATAAACATCTGAACAAGTTAATACAATCAAGTCAGTTGGCCTACACTCCAAAAGAAAACAAGGTCTATGCACAGTTATGTACCATTACTGTATTTACAATACATTGAAGAAGCATTGTACAGGGACACGATGAGCAGTATTCCTTACCATCTCACACAACATCGTTTACAAATGGTACTCCATATTGCTTAGAAACATTTAGTAATGAAtatcagacccccccccccccaaaaaaaaaactgtctaataaattttattttgggtTAATATATGCTTTTGTTTCTGTCATCTGAAtggaaatgaatatatttttgtttcattttaattgaagGTGGTCCCTTGATGTCACAGAGCATAAAGTAAACAACATCCAGACATGTATGAGTGATGGACAGTGGTACATGCATCATTTTAGGCCACGATAGATGTTGCTGAGCGAATTGTCCACACCTAATTGTCTCCAGCAGGATCTAGTCATCTTCCTCATCGCTGTCCTTCATGGATATGCCTTGCATGCCTCCCTCTCTAACAGATGCTGTAGCCTCTTCTAGAATCAGCCTGTTTCTCACCGTTTCATACATCTTGCTGTTCAGAGTGGAGTCCAGCACACCTTGTAGCCGGAAATCACGATACTTTTTCTGCAAAAACAGAAAGCATTGTGGGAATAGGTATAGAGGCATGAAGTGGATCTAGATTGTGTTTCTTGACATGTTTCTTCTTTTGTCTCTTGCATGAATATGGTAAAGCACTGACCCCAAGCTAGCACTGAGTGAAAACTTACATGAAAATAAACCATGATGTTAATCTTTATTTCATTCTCATGCAAATTCCTGCAAATACTTGGGCAGTTTTGGATCTATATCTGTTCTGCATTCAATTCAGATGGCCATCTTTACACACATTAGTGGTCAATGGTGGTGTAGGTTTTACCTTTACAATTCTGATGAGGATTTTCAGCTGATACACGTGCAACTGCAGGTCCATACGGTCTGTCAGCCAGGTGCCCAGGAGATTCATTGTGCTGGTGTACCATTGCTGAAACACAAATACATTGTTCTCCAGCAAAGACAAACACACATCTAGATGCtgccacgcacaaacacacaagaacatctacaaaaacaacaaacagatACCAATTGATGGCAGCAGATCTGTGTCAAGAGAGCAGATTATGTGAATGAAAATCCTTTTAGTACAAGATCTAAAAATACTCACCAACCTTTTCGAGCACAATTTTGAATCACCAAACAGACTGATAAACTATATACTGaatacgttttatatatatatataaatttacctCAGTTTTACCAGTCATTTTCCTCCATATCTCCAtattatataggttttttttttcttattttttttcttatggtttttgctgtttaatatttttaacaaaagatttcaatttcaaacaGATCAagtcatcaaataatcctgaaaaaaaatgcatcacggtttccacaaaatattaaacagcaaaaccAGATTTCAgcatagataatatatatatttatgatgcaaatcagtatattacaatgatttctgaaggatcatacaACACTGAGGAATGCAGAAGTGGGAgtaagtcacacatgtgcaagtcacaagtaagtctcaagtcttaaccttcaagtctcaagcaAGTCCAAGTAAATTTTTGTgagaatcaagtcaagtcaagtcactgctTTTGTCAagcaattcaagtcaagtcataGCTTGGGTCAAGCAAGTCACTGCCAAGTCATACAAATGTTTGATGATTTAactgaatttatatattaaaatatcttaaaactaCAGTAGTTATGGACTATGGGAGTTTTATTTGCAACTAAACAAAATACAGCTGAGttgttaatacaattaaaatctaaaataaataaataaataaataaagatgaaaac encodes:
- the LOC113055249 gene encoding fez family zinc finger protein 2 codes for the protein MASSLPLETVMSCQRLDDRSGATAAPKSLAFSIDRIMSKTSEPKAAAAEERRGGFEGSEGKKTVGLCTPIPCMIPIQPFSYDLQAKALMNYSEFWKVNFRGALCTSAAMCKANCGVCSKSDAGTKHSVFPGSRVIKPQVIHQALAMPTNGSLCYFNYLDSAYHQSELLSGHLFSSAFANSQAQAISAHQKLLLLENAKLACVSPERFPTPQYPHKEHLPGQLDQIVRENHGLSEKNGVKAHTKTNNCSADGKPKNFTCEVCGKVFNAHYNLTRHMPVHTGARPFVCKVCGKGFRQASTLCRHKIIHTQEKPHKCNQCGKAFNRSSTLNTHIRIHAGYKPFICEFCGKGFHQKGNYKNHKLTHSGEKQYKCSVCSKAFHQIYNLTFHMHTHNDKKPFTCGTCGKGFCRNFDLKKHIRKLHDNSSLSGGNDSSRGHQN